A window of Candidatus Omnitrophota bacterium contains these coding sequences:
- a CDS encoding VTT domain-containing protein, producing the protein MAQAGNKDKLKFVIFLAALALLWYLGGKFPVDSNPIRETLSKYPVILSGLVFILAYVTVTFFIWFSKDIFRLIAAVLFGPLLSAGLVLLAETVNAFILFHLARYMGRGYVEHSQQKGLKSWDRRLANAGLPWLFIFRSAPLIPFRFMDLAMGLTGISFRKYLLIVLLGSFLRILWIQYVLAGVGQAALGDPKAIAQYFNSHSGIFVASLIYLALAIAVLVKLKHKE; encoded by the coding sequence ATGGCGCAAGCCGGCAATAAGGACAAACTTAAATTCGTTATTTTCCTCGCTGCCCTGGCGTTATTATGGTATCTGGGCGGCAAATTCCCTGTAGATAGCAACCCCATCCGGGAAACACTCTCAAAATATCCGGTCATACTAAGCGGGCTGGTTTTTATCCTGGCGTATGTCACGGTCACTTTTTTTATCTGGTTTTCCAAGGATATCTTCCGGCTGATCGCCGCGGTTTTATTCGGGCCGTTATTAAGCGCCGGGCTGGTCCTTTTGGCGGAGACGGTAAACGCGTTCATTTTATTCCATCTGGCCAGGTATATGGGCAGGGGGTATGTCGAGCATAGCCAGCAGAAGGGCCTGAAGTCCTGGGATCGGCGTTTAGCCAACGCCGGCTTACCCTGGTTATTTATTTTTCGGTCTGCTCCGCTTATACCCTTCCGCTTTATGGACCTTGCTATGGGCCTGACCGGGATAAGCTTTCGCAAATACCTTTTGATAGTCCTTTTAGGCTCTTTTTTGAGGATACTCTGGATACAATATGTCCTGGCAGGGGTGGGGCAGGCGGCTCTGGGAGACCCGAAAGCTATCGCGCAATATTTTAACAGCCATAGCGGGATCTTTGTGGCGAGCCTTATCTATCTGGCCCTGGCAATAGCAGTTCTGGTGAAATTAAAACACAAGGAGTGA
- a CDS encoding MBL fold metallo-hydrolase: protein MGIKLKCMGGTRTVTGSSHLVTCSSSKVLLDAGLFQGRRDQFYEKNSNFTYNPRELDALLLSHAHLDHCGNIPSLIKRGMRCKIYSTHATRDLCKLMLEDSGHIQEEDIRYVNKINRRLGKPLRKPLYTKKEASKAAKRRFQTFSYGHRFCAARNVFGTFYDAGHILGSAIVTLDIQEGEKNTKIGYAVDLGRNNLPMLNNPQVPKGLDYLIVETTYGGRMHAPIDEAQGRLQEAILRTIERKGKIIIPAFTLARTQEILYFLSNMIKEKAIPVIPVYVDSPLATDITEVFKYHNNYMNPQTNQAINNGDSPFEFLNLHFVRDQKESKTLNADKRPMVIIAGSGMCESGRILHHLKNTIEDSRNTILVVGYMAKDTLGRRIVERERFVHIYGVEHQLNAEVVILNSLSSHADRQGLFEFISACQPLKRVFLVHGDEEQTFALFDSLKEKGINNAYMPLQNEEMELP, encoded by the coding sequence ATGGGTATCAAACTGAAATGCATGGGCGGGACCAGGACAGTGACCGGCTCCAGCCATCTTGTTACCTGCAGTTCCAGCAAGGTGCTCCTGGACGCGGGGCTGTTCCAGGGCCGGCGCGACCAGTTCTATGAGAAGAACTCTAATTTCACCTATAACCCCAGGGAGCTGGACGCGCTTTTATTGTCCCACGCGCACCTTGACCACTGCGGCAATATCCCCAGCCTGATAAAAAGAGGGATGCGCTGCAAGATATATTCGACGCACGCCACCCGCGACCTGTGCAAGCTGATGCTGGAGGATTCCGGGCATATCCAGGAAGAAGATATCCGTTATGTGAATAAAATAAACCGCAGGCTGGGAAAGCCTTTAAGGAAACCGCTGTACACCAAAAAGGAGGCGAGCAAGGCAGCCAAGCGCAGGTTCCAGACATTCTCCTACGGCCATCGTTTTTGCGCGGCCAGGAATGTCTTCGGCACCTTTTACGACGCCGGGCATATCCTGGGTTCGGCTATCGTGACGCTGGATATACAAGAAGGCGAAAAGAACACAAAGATCGGTTACGCGGTGGACCTGGGCAGGAATAATCTGCCTATGCTGAATAACCCGCAGGTGCCTAAAGGCCTGGATTATCTTATCGTGGAGACCACTTACGGCGGCAGGATGCACGCGCCGATCGATGAGGCGCAGGGCAGGCTGCAGGAGGCGATCCTGCGGACGATCGAGCGCAAAGGAAAGATCATTATCCCGGCGTTCACCCTTGCCCGCACCCAGGAGATCCTTTATTTCCTGAGCAATATGATAAAAGAAAAGGCCATACCCGTCATCCCGGTATATGTGGACAGCCCGCTGGCCACCGATATAACCGAGGTCTTTAAATACCATAATAATTATATGAACCCCCAGACCAATCAGGCGATTAATAACGGGGACAGCCCGTTTGAGTTCCTTAACCTGCATTTTGTCCGCGACCAGAAAGAATCAAAGACGCTGAACGCCGATAAAAGGCCGATGGTCATTATCGCCGGGTCAGGGATGTGCGAATCCGGAAGGATTCTGCACCATTTGAAGAACACTATTGAGGATTCCCGCAATACCATTCTGGTGGTGGGGTATATGGCTAAAGACACCCTGGGCCGCAGGATAGTGGAGAGGGAGCGTTTTGTGCATATATACGGCGTAGAACATCAGCTTAACGCCGAGGTGGTGATATTGAACTCTTTGTCGTCACACGCCGACAGGCAGGGGCTCTTTGAGTTTATTTCCGCATGCCAGCCTTTGAAAAGAGTCTTCCTGGTCCACGGTGACGAAGAGCAGACATTCGCTTTGTTCGATTCCCTGAAAGAGAAAGGCATTAATAACGCGTATATGCCTTTGCAGAACGAAGAGATGGAATTGCCTTGA
- a CDS encoding 50S ribosomal protein L27: MAGGKSTPKKDKKTKVAQGELVKTGKILIRGVDGYKAGKNVKGLGTIYALCPGKVNFTRKRIAQGKVKTFINVIPE, from the coding sequence ATGGCAGGCGGAAAATCTACACCTAAGAAAGATAAAAAGACCAAGGTTGCACAGGGCGAGTTGGTGAAAACCGGAAAGATCCTGATCAGAGGGGTCGACGGCTATAAAGCGGGTAAGAACGTGAAGGGTTTGGGCACGATCTACGCGCTTTGCCCTGGTAAAGTGAATTTTACCCGCAAGAGGATCGCGCAGGGCAAGGTAAAGACGTTTATCAACGTTATCCCTGAATAA
- a CDS encoding M48 family metallopeptidase: protein MTAGDDLSGTLAQKAHRYSSIKYCLAISQTVFFLLLLVLFIWSGASRALAADIAKLRLSGYLTLPVYLFAVSLAYSILSFPITFYQGFIIEHQFGLSRQGIGPWFIDQIKSGAIAYLFAVLLLGLFYFIVGRNPGQWWWIVSIAWFFFNVILARLAPVLIIPLFFKCTKLADEGLRQRIIKLAASMKICLLDVFEINLSKKTVKANAGLTGWGKSRRVILADTLKADYTADEIEVILAHEFSHYKLKHMIKLILLNSAATLLGFYLIFKTGSWALSASGLGSWLDIQAMPLIFVYFTVFSLFTQPCENYFSRRFERQADSMALQYTGMNEAFISAMDKLGRQNLADRDPRPLIKFFFFDHPPISERIAAARRS, encoded by the coding sequence ATGACCGCTGGTGATGATCTTTCGGGAACCCTGGCGCAAAAGGCGCACAGGTATTCTTCGATAAAATACTGTCTGGCAATATCGCAGACAGTATTTTTTTTATTGCTGCTTGTTCTTTTTATATGGTCCGGGGCATCACGCGCCCTGGCCGCGGATATCGCGAAACTGCGGTTGAGCGGGTATTTGACGTTGCCGGTTTATCTATTCGCGGTTTCCCTGGCTTACTCTATCCTCAGCTTCCCGATAACTTTCTATCAGGGGTTCATTATTGAGCATCAGTTCGGCTTAAGCCGCCAGGGGATCGGGCCCTGGTTCATCGATCAGATCAAGTCCGGGGCAATAGCTTATCTGTTCGCTGTATTGCTTTTGGGCTTGTTTTATTTCATCGTTGGGCGCAATCCCGGCCAATGGTGGTGGATCGTTTCCATCGCCTGGTTTTTCTTTAATGTTATATTGGCACGGCTTGCCCCGGTGCTGATAATACCGCTTTTCTTCAAATGCACTAAATTAGCCGATGAGGGCTTGCGCCAAAGGATAATCAAACTGGCTGCTTCGATGAAGATCTGCCTGCTTGACGTGTTCGAGATCAACTTGAGCAAAAAGACAGTCAAGGCTAATGCCGGGCTTACCGGTTGGGGAAAAAGCCGCAGGGTGATCCTTGCCGATACGCTTAAGGCGGATTATACCGCTGATGAGATCGAGGTTATCCTGGCACATGAATTCAGCCATTATAAGCTCAAGCATATGATAAAGCTTATTTTATTGAACAGCGCGGCTACGCTTTTGGGGTTTTATCTTATATTTAAAACCGGATCGTGGGCATTGTCCGCGTCGGGTCTGGGCTCCTGGCTGGATATCCAGGCTATGCCGCTTATCTTTGTTTACTTCACGGTATTTTCGCTGTTCACCCAGCCGTGCGAGAATTATTTCAGCCGCAGGTTCGAAAGGCAGGCAGATAGTATGGCCCTGCAATATACCGGGATGAATGAGGCGTTCATCAGCGCCATGGACAAGCTGGGCCGCCAGAACCTGGCCGACCGCGACCCGCGCCCTTTGATCAAATTTTTCTTTTTCGACCATCCGCCGATAAGCGAGAGGATCGCGGCTGCCCGGCGTTCGTAG